A part of Marinobacter psychrophilus genomic DNA contains:
- a CDS encoding CopD family protein: protein MGLAIALHALSAAIWVGGMFFAYMAMRPAVGEVIAAEQRGELWCQTLTRFFRWVWLAIVLLLITGYWMIFKGFGGMAGAGWHIHAMQTLGLIMMLLFFHLYFAPFRRLKLAVAANDPQEGGRQVGKIRRLVGINLIIGLVVVAVGSAGRYL, encoded by the coding sequence ATGGGTTTGGCTATTGCGTTGCATGCGTTATCCGCCGCTATTTGGGTTGGCGGTATGTTTTTTGCCTATATGGCGATGCGCCCGGCTGTGGGTGAGGTGATCGCAGCTGAACAACGTGGTGAACTTTGGTGTCAAACGCTCACCCGGTTTTTCCGCTGGGTTTGGTTGGCGATTGTACTTTTGCTCATCACCGGTTATTGGATGATTTTCAAAGGATTTGGTGGTATGGCTGGGGCCGGGTGGCACATTCATGCCATGCAGACGCTTGGCTTAATCATGATGTTGTTGTTTTTTCACCTCTACTTTGCCCCGTTCCGCCGTTTGAAACTGGCCGTTGCTGCTAACGATCCCCAGGAAGGTGGGCGTCAAGTCGGTAAAATTCGCCGACTCGTTGGCATTAACTTGATTATCGGGCTGGTCGTCGTGGCTGTTGGTTCTGCCGGGCGCTATCTGTAA